The Nitrospirae bacterium YQR-1 genome has a segment encoding these proteins:
- a CDS encoding NAD+ synthase, with amino-acid sequence MKTLRLALAQINPKVGDIKGNTEKLIDYIERSKTLSADIVAFPELSVTGYPPEDLLLKPAFIRDNVKALQEIQKHTQGITVIVGFVDMKEDIYNSAAVFYNYNLCDIYHKLYLPNYGVFDELRYFKQGHKVPIYEIAGCKVGLSICEDIWYPDGPPYIAALNGAEVLININASPYGLNKFRMKEAMLKTRAFDCRSIVAYLNMVGGQDELVFDGRSLIVGPSGDILTMGPVFSEDLIIADLDVESVFLLRLQSPGNRRKNTFSDRGNDVEIRNVFISGAPEDSKPALPKKQRLTQQTDIEEEVYSALVTGTRDYVLKNGFKSVVIGLSGGVDSSLVAAVAVDSLGKEQVRGIFMPSMFTSDESRQDVYELRRRLDIRVSEIPINGIFNSYMAELESFFKDKLRDITEENLQARVRGNLLMAFSNKFGCMVLTTGNKSEMSMGYATLYGDMAGGFAVIKDVPKVLVYRLCKWRNGKSKVIPETVLTKAPTAELRPGQKDTDSLPPYEILDPIIEAYIENDMSYEEMIALGMEADSVSRAINLIDRSEYKRRQSPPGVKITGRAFGKDRRFPITNGYRGESAAPGD; translated from the coding sequence ATGAAAACGCTGAGGCTGGCACTTGCCCAGATTAACCCAAAAGTCGGTGATATAAAAGGTAATACGGAAAAACTCATTGACTATATAGAGAGGTCAAAGACCCTCTCCGCCGATATTGTTGCTTTCCCTGAGCTCTCTGTAACCGGCTACCCCCCGGAGGATTTACTTCTAAAGCCTGCCTTCATAAGAGATAATGTAAAGGCACTTCAAGAAATCCAAAAACACACTCAGGGAATAACCGTAATAGTTGGTTTCGTTGATATGAAGGAGGACATCTATAATTCAGCCGCTGTCTTTTATAACTACAACCTATGCGACATCTATCATAAACTCTATCTGCCCAATTATGGAGTGTTTGACGAGCTGCGGTACTTTAAACAGGGGCATAAGGTTCCGATTTATGAAATTGCAGGTTGTAAGGTGGGGCTCAGCATATGTGAGGATATATGGTACCCCGACGGCCCACCCTACATAGCGGCACTAAACGGGGCTGAAGTCTTAATCAATATAAACGCCTCACCGTATGGCCTTAATAAGTTTAGAATGAAAGAGGCGATGCTTAAAACCCGTGCCTTTGACTGCCGCTCAATTGTGGCATATCTAAACATGGTTGGGGGGCAGGATGAGCTGGTCTTTGACGGCAGAAGCCTCATCGTCGGCCCCTCAGGGGACATACTAACTATGGGACCGGTATTTTCAGAAGATTTAATTATAGCTGATCTCGATGTGGAAAGCGTCTTTCTTTTAAGACTCCAGAGCCCCGGAAATAGACGGAAAAACACTTTTTCAGACAGAGGAAATGACGTCGAAATCAGAAATGTTTTTATATCCGGTGCACCTGAGGATTCAAAACCTGCTCTGCCTAAAAAACAGCGGCTTACACAACAGACCGATATTGAAGAAGAGGTCTATAGCGCCCTCGTTACAGGCACACGTGACTATGTGCTGAAAAACGGTTTTAAATCTGTAGTAATAGGATTAAGCGGCGGGGTGGATTCTTCTTTAGTGGCGGCGGTTGCAGTTGATTCACTTGGTAAGGAACAGGTAAGGGGAATCTTTATGCCCTCAATGTTTACCTCCGATGAGTCAAGGCAGGATGTCTATGAGCTGAGGCGGAGGCTTGATATAAGGGTTAGCGAGATTCCTATAAACGGCATATTTAACTCATACATGGCTGAGTTGGAGAGTTTTTTTAAAGACAAACTCAGAGATATTACCGAGGAAAACTTACAGGCACGAGTACGAGGCAATCTGCTTATGGCTTTTTCAAACAAGTTTGGCTGCATGGTTTTGACAACCGGTAATAAGTCCGAAATGTCCATGGGCTACGCCACCCTGTATGGGGATATGGCAGGCGGATTTGCCGTCATTAAAGATGTACCTAAAGTGCTGGTATATCGGTTATGTAAATGGAGAAACGGCAAATCGAAAGTCATCCCTGAAACAGTGCTAACCAAAGCCCCTACTGCAGAACTGAGACCCGGCCAAAAAGACACAGACAGCCTGCCGCCCTATGAAATACTTGACCCCATCATAGAGGCATATATAGAAAATGATATGAGTTACGAGGAGATGATAGCGCTTGGTATGGAGGCCGATTCAGTAAGCAGGGCAATCAACCTTATAGACAGAAGTGAGTACAAGAGGAGACAGTCACCCCCGGGGGTTAAGATAACCGGACGGGCATTTGGTAAAGACAGGCGTTTCCCCATCACTAACGGTTACAGGGGGGAGTCGGCGGCTCCAGGTGATTAA
- the rsmI gene encoding 16S rRNA (cytidine(1402)-2'-O)-methyltransferase, translating into MKGYLYVVSTPIGNLEDITLRALRVLKEVDIIAVEDTRRTIKLLNHFEISKPMISYYREKERVRSQEVIDKLNDGFSAALVTDAGTPGISDPGEVLVRDAIAAGISVIPIPGATAHTAALSISGLPTVRFTFAGFLSSKPTHRKKQLEQLRGIEHTIVFYEAPHRILEFLDDLLDVLGNREMSLSREITKMYEETIRGTVAEVLEEIKERKIAGEYVAVVAGIEPVSVSFEDALREVKELISAGAKRKEAVEEVSAATGISKKLLYKESIESAAGSI; encoded by the coding sequence ATGAAAGGTTACCTTTATGTGGTCTCCACTCCGATAGGAAACCTGGAAGATATTACCCTGAGAGCTCTCAGAGTATTAAAAGAGGTGGATATTATAGCGGTAGAGGACACAAGACGCACGATAAAGCTCTTAAACCACTTTGAGATTTCAAAGCCGATGATCAGCTACTACAGGGAAAAGGAGCGAGTACGGTCTCAGGAGGTGATAGATAAATTAAACGACGGGTTTAGCGCAGCTCTTGTCACCGATGCCGGCACTCCGGGGATATCCGACCCGGGGGAGGTTCTTGTCAGAGACGCTATAGCAGCCGGGATAAGCGTAATACCTATACCTGGGGCAACCGCCCACACGGCGGCTCTTTCCATATCGGGACTGCCCACAGTCAGATTCACATTTGCCGGTTTTCTCTCAAGCAAACCCACACACAGAAAGAAGCAGCTGGAGCAGCTCAGGGGCATTGAGCACACGATAGTGTTTTACGAGGCGCCGCACAGGATTTTAGAGTTTCTTGATGATTTACTTGACGTCTTGGGTAACAGGGAAATGTCCCTTTCCAGAGAGATAACAAAGATGTATGAGGAAACCATCAGGGGTACGGTTGCCGAGGTGCTTGAGGAAATTAAGGAGCGGAAAATAGCAGGTGAATATGTTGCCGTTGTTGCAGGCATTGAACCTGTCAGTGTTTCGTTTGAGGATGCTCTCAGAGAGGTTAAGGAGCTTATCAGTGCCGGAGCAAAGAGAAAAGAGGCGGTAGAGGAGGTCTCCGCAGCAACCGGAATAAGCAAGAAACTGTTATATAAGGAAAGTATCGAATCCGCAGCAGGGAGTATATGA
- the purN gene encoding phosphoribosylglycinamide formyltransferase: protein MIRLGVLASGRGSNFQSIIEAVENGGLNVSLECLLTNNADAFAIKRAKAHGIPAIVLLEKDFPTKDDYYKKIVSELKITGVNLVVLAGFMRLVGKPLLDAFPMRIMNIHPSLLPAFKGLHAQRQALQHGVKISGCSVHFVDEGLDTGPVIIQAAVPVFSDDTEDSLSERILNAEHEIYPRAIKLFAEGAVSIEGGVVKIAGETRNTECLQHPV from the coding sequence ATGATAAGATTAGGAGTGTTGGCCTCAGGGCGAGGTTCAAATTTTCAATCCATAATAGAGGCTGTTGAAAACGGTGGTCTGAATGTCTCGCTTGAGTGTCTGCTTACAAATAATGCCGATGCTTTTGCAATTAAAAGGGCTAAGGCACACGGCATCCCCGCAATTGTGCTTTTAGAAAAAGACTTTCCCACAAAAGACGATTATTATAAAAAGATAGTTTCTGAGCTTAAAATTACGGGAGTGAATCTTGTTGTTTTAGCCGGCTTCATGAGACTTGTGGGTAAACCCCTTTTAGATGCCTTTCCGATGAGGATTATGAATATTCATCCCTCCCTTTTGCCGGCCTTTAAAGGGCTCCATGCCCAGAGACAGGCACTTCAACATGGGGTGAAAATATCCGGCTGCAGCGTCCATTTTGTGGATGAGGGGCTGGATACGGGCCCTGTGATAATACAGGCGGCGGTGCCCGTGTTTTCCGATGATACAGAGGACAGTTTATCTGAGCGTATTCTTAACGCAGAACACGAGATATACCCGCGGGCAATTAAACTTTTTGCAGAGGGCGCTGTTTCTATTGAAGGCGGAGTTGTTAAAATAGCCGGTGAGACACGCAATACAGAATGCTTACAACATCCGGTCTGA
- a CDS encoding type II toxin-antitoxin system HicA family toxin — protein MPKLSGINHRRAVKVFEKSGFWIVRQSKHITMTNGKRIITIPRADPINAFTMAGIINDAGLTIEKFKDLF, from the coding sequence ATGCCTAAATTGTCAGGCATCAACCACCGGCGTGCAGTAAAAGTTTTCGAGAAATCAGGTTTCTGGATTGTGAGGCAGAGCAAACACATAACAATGACAAATGGTAAAAGGATTATTACCATACCACGAGCTGATCCGATTAATGCTTTTACAATGGCGGGAATCATAAATGATGCCGGTCTTACTATTGAAAAATTCAAAGACTTATTTTAA
- a CDS encoding type II toxin-antitoxin system HicB family antitoxin, with product MRYKVGLKQTDEGYSVWVPGLPGCWSQGATENEALENIKDAIEAYLETVDELSKDKETRYVEITYA from the coding sequence ATGAGATATAAAGTGGGGCTAAAACAGACTGACGAAGGTTATTCCGTATGGGTGCCCGGTTTGCCGGGATGTTGGTCGCAGGGAGCAACTGAGAATGAGGCTCTGGAAAATATAAAAGACGCCATAGAAGCATATCTTGAGACGGTTGATGAGTTGAGTAAAGACAAAGAAACCCGTTATGTAGAAATAACGTATGCCTAA
- a CDS encoding DUF3391 domain-containing protein has product MIKRISVEDLTLGMYLERCDTSWERTPFVKNRFEITTLKQIEKIKYAKIDFVFIDTDKGLDIIKGNETAVAATKLSKNEVDLTLAEEPESVDESKVEEYLKKKEELFQVELTSIFPGSYVNFTVFGKSGMDIKPVIEYIGKDVQINENSFKGFRELMIKCDDIPRYRTYIQGAVTAHGSTLHLKNMAVKENAKMCVKELFVNPRNAKVLKETRDTIVDIISAISESKGLISNLLTISKQDFYTYSHSVNVGVTSLAVALSSGITAESKLFAIGMGCLLHDIGKATIPRGIVTKPDHKLTSFELRIFKEHVLEGYNIIKLYKGIPAEVSYPLLEHHEKLSGTGYPNRLTGDKMHTSGTIASITDFYDILTTSQPGINKGISPSEAFSQIRSMSNDYDRDILEELIKIWGLFNVSSET; this is encoded by the coding sequence TTGATAAAAAGAATATCCGTGGAAGACTTGACATTGGGAATGTATCTTGAGAGATGTGATACATCATGGGAGAGAACTCCATTTGTAAAAAACCGGTTTGAAATAACCACACTGAAGCAAATTGAGAAAATTAAATATGCTAAAATTGATTTTGTGTTTATAGACACAGATAAAGGCCTTGACATTATCAAAGGTAATGAAACAGCAGTAGCTGCAACAAAGCTATCTAAAAATGAGGTTGATTTAACTTTGGCAGAAGAGCCGGAGTCAGTAGATGAGTCTAAAGTTGAGGAGTACCTTAAAAAGAAGGAAGAACTATTCCAGGTCGAACTAACAAGTATCTTTCCAGGTAGTTATGTGAATTTCACTGTTTTTGGTAAATCCGGCATGGATATAAAACCTGTAATTGAGTATATAGGTAAGGATGTCCAGATAAATGAAAACAGTTTTAAGGGTTTCAGGGAACTAATGATAAAGTGTGATGACATCCCCAGATACCGTACTTATATTCAGGGGGCGGTGACAGCACATGGGAGTACCCTGCATTTAAAAAATATGGCAGTAAAAGAAAATGCCAAAATGTGTGTTAAAGAGCTTTTTGTTAATCCTCGAAACGCTAAGGTTTTGAAAGAAACAAGGGATACAATTGTTGACATTATATCAGCAATATCTGAGAGCAAGGGGTTAATATCAAATCTGCTTACTATCAGCAAACAAGATTTCTATACATACTCACACTCTGTCAACGTAGGGGTAACGTCACTGGCTGTTGCCCTATCTTCAGGGATAACCGCAGAGAGCAAACTGTTTGCCATCGGAATGGGATGCCTGCTTCACGACATAGGTAAAGCAACCATCCCGCGGGGAATTGTGACAAAACCCGATCATAAGTTGACTTCTTTTGAGCTGAGAATTTTTAAAGAGCATGTGTTGGAGGGATATAATATAATAAAACTCTATAAAGGAATACCTGCGGAAGTGTCATATCCCCTTTTAGAGCACCATGAGAAACTCTCTGGAACCGGTTACCCCAACAGGCTTACCGGTGATAAAATGCACACATCAGGAACAATAGCATCAATAACTGATTTCTATGATATTTTAACAACGTCACAACCAGGGATAAATAAGGGTATAAGTCCTTCTGAGGCTTTTTCTCAAATCCGCTCTATGAGTAATGATTATGATAGAGATATTTTAGAGGAGTTAATTAAAATCTGGGGCTTATTTAATGTATCATCTGAGACTTAG
- a CDS encoding NifU family protein, translated as MDKDVIEKVIEKVRLGLKPEGGDIEVINEKDGVLYVRLTGTCESCPMSGLTMKNWVEKTLLEGLQGLKGVKAI; from the coding sequence ATGGACAAAGATGTCATTGAGAAAGTTATAGAGAAAGTACGGCTGGGGCTAAAACCGGAGGGCGGCGACATTGAGGTGATAAACGAAAAGGACGGGGTACTGTATGTGCGGTTAACCGGCACATGTGAAAGCTGTCCTATGTCGGGGTTAACCATGAAAAACTGGGTCGAAAAAACACTTTTAGAGGGACTACAGGGATTAAAAGGGGTAAAGGCTATTTGA